A region of Methanocorpusculum labreanum Z DNA encodes the following proteins:
- a CDS encoding cofactor-independent phosphoglycerate mutase, with the protein MKYILILADGAADEPLAELGGKTPLEAANKPNMDRIAREGRCGMLKTVDDSLSPGSDVANMSILGYDPMKYYTGRGAIEALSMGIPFKEGDLAYRCNLVTVENGKMKDFAAGHITSIEGAQLFETLKEKIPEAGWYSGVSYRNVMMLPNGKGSDTTAPHDIVGEVINEYLPKGEDAERLMNFIVRASDAFENHPVNKQRIAAGKNPATTIWPWSGGSKPAMPPFSEKYHKKGAVISAVDLLFGLAKCAGMEVVTVPGATGYLDTNFLGKAQAAVETANGDADFVYMHVEATDEAGHLGSLEEKIKAIENLDKAIGYILDNFDGCIMLMPDHPTPIAKKTHTNDPVPFAIRGLGEPDEVSVYTEKEVQAKGSYGLIQAVDLLDMVFKE; encoded by the coding sequence ATGAAATATATTCTAATTCTGGCTGACGGTGCAGCAGACGAGCCTCTTGCAGAGCTTGGGGGCAAGACCCCGCTCGAAGCGGCAAATAAACCCAATATGGACAGGATCGCCCGCGAAGGAAGATGCGGCATGCTGAAAACGGTGGACGACTCGCTGTCCCCGGGATCCGATGTCGCCAATATGTCGATCCTCGGCTATGATCCGATGAAATACTATACAGGCCGCGGAGCGATCGAAGCGCTCAGCATGGGGATTCCCTTTAAAGAGGGCGACCTTGCCTACCGGTGCAATCTGGTCACGGTCGAGAATGGGAAGATGAAGGATTTCGCCGCCGGCCATATCACAAGTATTGAGGGAGCACAGCTTTTCGAGACGCTCAAAGAGAAGATTCCAGAAGCAGGCTGGTACTCCGGCGTCTCCTACCGAAATGTCATGATGCTTCCAAACGGCAAAGGATCAGATACGACCGCACCCCACGACATCGTCGGCGAGGTCATCAATGAGTATCTCCCGAAAGGTGAGGATGCCGAGCGTCTGATGAACTTCATCGTTCGGGCCTCCGATGCCTTCGAGAACCACCCGGTAAATAAGCAGCGTATCGCCGCAGGGAAAAACCCGGCGACGACGATCTGGCCGTGGAGCGGAGGGTCGAAGCCCGCGATGCCGCCCTTCTCTGAAAAATATCACAAGAAGGGAGCGGTCATCTCTGCGGTCGATCTGCTGTTCGGTCTTGCAAAATGCGCCGGCATGGAAGTCGTCACGGTCCCCGGAGCAACCGGGTATCTCGATACGAACTTCCTTGGAAAAGCACAGGCGGCAGTCGAGACCGCGAACGGCGATGCGGACTTCGTGTACATGCATGTCGAGGCAACCGACGAGGCAGGACACCTCGGAAGCTTGGAAGAGAAGATCAAAGCGATCGAGAATCTGGACAAGGCGATCGGGTATATCCTCGACAACTTCGACGGCTGCATTATGCTGATGCCCGACCACCCGACCCCGATCGCGAAAAAGACCCACACGAACGACCCGGTCCCGTTCGCGATCCGCGGACTCGGCGAGCCGGACGAAGTCTCTGTCTACACCGAAAAAGAGGTGCAGGCGAAGGGTTCCTACGGACTGATCCAGGCGGTCGATCTCCTGGATATGGTGTTCAAGGAGTAG
- a CDS encoding DUF368 domain-containing protein, with translation MDIIRGACMAVADSVPGVSGGTIAFLLGFYDKFISSVDDLLTGTMAEKKAALPFLLKLAVGWAAAFLICAVILANLFDTYVYEISSLFIGLTVCAVPIVVMEEKEVLKKHYLHSIFAVIGVAAVPLLMYFNPVTRESSVDLTQISPQLGLFLFIAAVLSISVMVLPGISGSTMLLIMGLYVPLISAVSAVVHLQFQYVPMLIVFGLGMITGLVFIAKLLRHCLEKYRSQTIYLSIGLLIGSLYAIVLGATTLDVPRPAMSFETFSILFFLLGAAILAGLQFMKKRAEKKSA, from the coding sequence ATGGATATCATCAGAGGAGCGTGCATGGCGGTCGCCGACAGCGTGCCGGGAGTTTCCGGCGGGACGATCGCATTTTTACTTGGATTTTATGATAAATTCATCTCCTCGGTGGATGATCTGCTGACCGGGACGATGGCGGAAAAAAAGGCGGCGCTTCCTTTCCTGCTGAAACTTGCCGTCGGCTGGGCCGCTGCGTTTCTCATTTGCGCCGTGATCCTCGCAAATCTTTTCGATACGTATGTGTATGAAATAAGTTCGCTTTTCATCGGTCTGACCGTCTGCGCCGTTCCAATCGTGGTGATGGAGGAAAAAGAGGTCCTGAAGAAACACTATCTGCACAGTATCTTTGCGGTGATCGGCGTGGCGGCGGTTCCTCTTCTGATGTACTTCAATCCGGTGACCCGGGAAAGTTCGGTCGATCTGACCCAGATTTCTCCCCAGCTCGGTCTGTTTCTTTTCATTGCCGCGGTGCTTTCGATCTCGGTGATGGTTCTTCCAGGGATCTCAGGCTCGACGATGCTTCTGATCATGGGGCTGTATGTCCCGTTGATCTCGGCAGTGAGCGCAGTCGTTCATCTCCAGTTCCAGTATGTGCCGATGCTGATCGTTTTCGGTCTTGGGATGATCACGGGGCTCGTTTTTATCGCGAAACTTCTGCGGCACTGTCTGGAAAAATACCGGTCTCAGACGATCTATCTGAGTATCGGGCTTCTGATCGGCTCGCTGTATGCGATCGTTCTGGGCGCGACCACGCTGGATGTGCCAAGACCTGCAATGAGTTTTGAAACGTTCAGCATTCTGTTCTTCTTACTTGGAGCGGCGATCCTTGCCGGACTGCAGTTTATGAAGAAGAGAGCAGAGAAGAAATCGGCGTAA
- a CDS encoding type I restriction endonuclease subunit R: MPTNTKEIGLEDLIVQHLTSQNGYELGIASEYIRSSAFDEGRLFRFLETTQGTKLSQYGILESEKKREQLATRIQGEIEKRGTIDVLRNGVNFYPAGNIDLYYFQPSEKNPAAKANFEKNIFSVTRQLMYAQSGSNEALDFCIFINGLPVITAELKNQFTHQNYENAIEQYKKDRNPRELLFHFGRCIVHFAIDDSEIHMCTKLEGQNSWFLPFNKGYKDGAGNPPNPAGLKTDYLWTHTLTKNELSDIIENYAQILEEKDPDTGKTKRKQIFPRYHQLSVVRALLADAKENGVGKRYLIQHSAGSGKSNSIAWLALQIVSLEKNGKALFDSVIVITDRVNLDNQIKGTIKGFTQMSNTIGHAESAEDLRKLLTNGKNIIISTIHKFPYILDSIKDEHKGQNFAIIIDEAHSSQSGRMAGSMNVVLNSAPEYENETESIEDIINNIVEKRKMLKNASYFAFTATPKNKTLETFGVPYEDEGKIKHRPFHEYTMKQAIQEGFILDVLQNYTPVKSYFKLIKKVENDPEFDKRKALKKLKALVERDIYPISQKAEIIVEHFHTQVISPGKIHGKARCMVVCRDIDAAIKYYNTISKALENRKSQYKAIIAFSGEKEIAGETFTESSINKFPSSQIEKKFKEEPYRFLVVANKFQTGYDEPLLHTMYVDKPLSDIKAVQTLSRLNRAYPGKYDTFVLDFFNDSDIIKQAFDRYYKTTILSDETDVNKLYDLIREMEDAEVFTTNDVNKVVTDYLSGVERNRFDPTLDSCAANYENYLDLDGQIKFKSSVKSYLRTYGFLASILPIGNPEWEKLSIFLNYLLPKLKSPDDDDLAKGILSAVDLESYRAEALTTINIILEDEDAEINPIPTKDPKGIVEPEMDRLSHILEEFQNLWGNIKWNDKDRIIRDIKEIPGRVAKDEAYQNAIKNSDRENARLESERALKKVIDSMIEDNLELYRLYVDNLSFRKELESLVFNATYEKDCSKA; this comes from the coding sequence ATGCCAACCAACACAAAAGAAATCGGACTCGAAGACTTGATCGTACAACATCTCACAAGTCAGAACGGATACGAACTGGGGATCGCAAGTGAATATATCCGGTCTTCGGCCTTTGATGAAGGAAGGCTGTTTAGATTCCTTGAAACGACCCAGGGAACCAAACTCTCACAATACGGAATACTCGAAAGCGAGAAAAAAAGAGAACAACTTGCAACAAGAATACAAGGGGAAATTGAAAAACGCGGAACGATCGATGTACTCAGAAATGGTGTTAACTTCTATCCCGCTGGAAACATCGACCTCTACTACTTCCAGCCCTCAGAAAAAAATCCGGCTGCCAAAGCAAACTTTGAAAAAAATATCTTCAGTGTAACAAGACAACTGATGTATGCCCAGAGCGGCTCAAATGAAGCTCTCGACTTCTGCATATTCATCAACGGACTCCCGGTAATAACCGCTGAACTCAAAAACCAGTTCACCCATCAGAATTACGAAAACGCGATCGAACAATACAAAAAAGATAGAAATCCCCGTGAATTACTGTTTCACTTTGGAAGATGCATAGTTCACTTCGCAATTGATGACAGTGAAATTCACATGTGTACAAAACTGGAAGGCCAAAACTCCTGGTTCTTACCCTTCAACAAAGGATACAAAGACGGAGCCGGCAACCCCCCAAATCCCGCAGGACTCAAAACAGACTACCTCTGGACCCATACACTCACAAAAAATGAACTATCCGACATCATAGAAAACTATGCTCAGATACTTGAAGAAAAAGATCCTGACACAGGAAAAACAAAACGAAAACAAATATTCCCCAGATACCATCAGCTGTCAGTCGTCAGAGCCTTACTCGCCGACGCAAAAGAAAACGGAGTCGGGAAAAGATACCTCATTCAGCACTCCGCAGGAAGCGGAAAATCCAACTCCATAGCCTGGCTTGCTCTTCAAATCGTATCACTTGAAAAAAATGGGAAAGCACTCTTCGATTCTGTCATCGTAATTACCGATAGAGTCAACCTCGACAACCAGATAAAAGGAACCATCAAAGGCTTCACCCAGATGTCGAATACCATTGGTCATGCAGAGAGCGCCGAAGATCTAAGAAAACTCCTGACCAACGGAAAAAACATCATTATCTCAACAATTCACAAATTCCCCTACATATTAGACAGCATTAAAGACGAACACAAAGGACAGAACTTCGCGATCATAATAGACGAAGCACATTCAAGCCAGAGCGGAAGGATGGCTGGATCAATGAACGTGGTTCTGAACAGCGCCCCTGAATACGAAAACGAAACAGAATCCATTGAAGACATAATCAACAACATAGTTGAAAAACGGAAAATGCTCAAAAATGCAAGCTATTTTGCATTTACCGCCACACCCAAAAACAAAACACTCGAAACATTCGGTGTTCCCTACGAAGACGAAGGAAAAATCAAACACAGACCTTTCCACGAATACACCATGAAACAGGCAATTCAGGAAGGATTCATCCTTGACGTTCTTCAGAATTACACACCTGTAAAAAGCTACTTCAAACTTATAAAGAAAGTTGAAAATGATCCTGAGTTTGACAAAAGAAAAGCCCTGAAAAAATTAAAGGCACTCGTGGAAAGAGACATTTATCCAATCTCTCAGAAAGCAGAGATCATCGTTGAACACTTCCACACACAGGTGATTTCACCCGGGAAAATTCATGGAAAAGCCCGGTGTATGGTTGTCTGCAGGGACATCGACGCAGCTATAAAATACTACAACACAATAAGCAAAGCCCTTGAAAACAGAAAAAGTCAGTACAAAGCAATAATAGCATTTTCCGGCGAAAAAGAGATCGCCGGAGAAACATTCACCGAATCATCAATAAACAAATTCCCAAGCAGTCAAATCGAAAAGAAATTCAAAGAAGAACCTTATCGTTTCTTAGTAGTTGCAAACAAATTTCAGACCGGATACGACGAACCTCTTCTTCATACGATGTACGTTGACAAACCTCTCTCTGATATAAAAGCAGTCCAGACGTTATCCAGACTCAACCGGGCATACCCTGGCAAATATGATACATTCGTCCTTGACTTTTTCAATGACAGCGATATAATCAAACAAGCCTTTGACAGATATTATAAGACCACCATACTCTCTGATGAAACAGATGTAAACAAACTCTATGATTTAATTAGAGAGATGGAAGATGCTGAAGTATTCACAACCAATGACGTGAATAAAGTTGTCACTGATTATCTCAGCGGAGTAGAAAGAAACAGATTTGATCCAACACTTGACTCCTGCGCTGCAAACTATGAAAATTATCTTGATCTGGACGGTCAGATTAAATTCAAGAGCTCAGTAAAATCATATCTGAGGACATATGGATTCCTTGCTTCGATTCTCCCTATTGGAAATCCAGAGTGGGAAAAACTATCAATCTTCCTGAATTATCTGCTGCCAAAATTAAAGTCACCTGATGATGATGATCTCGCAAAAGGCATTCTGAGTGCGGTTGATCTGGAAAGTTATCGTGCTGAAGCTTTGACAACAATAAATATAATCCTCGAAGATGAAGACGCTGAAATAAATCCGATCCCGACAAAAGACCCTAAAGGAATAGTTGAGCCTGAAATGGATCGCTTATCACACATATTAGAAGAGTTCCAGAATCTCTGGGGTAACATCAAATGGAATGATAAAGACAGAATTATCAGAGACATCAAAGAAATTCCGGGACGTGTTGCAAAAGATGAAGCCTATCAGAATGCAATCAAAAACTCTGACAGAGAAAATGCACGTCTGGAAAGTGAGAGAGCACTGAAGAAAGTAATTGATTCTATGATTGAAGATAATTTGGAACTTTACAGATTATATGTCGATAATCTATCTTTCAGGAAGGAGTTGGAGAGTCTGGTTTTCAACGCAACCTATGAGAAAGACTGCTCAAAAGCATAG
- a CDS encoding restriction endonuclease subunit S, with the protein MLKGYEEYMDTGYDWIPQVPKTWEQRPIHSITTLSNERNGKRKDLELLSVYREFGVIKKSSRDDNHNVESQDLSNYKYVNSGYLVMNKMKMWQGSLGISQYEGIVSPAYIVCKVDQDIIGKYLHYLLRSSHFKIFYNRISYGVRVGQWDLRYNDLKNLKIYLPTSDEQNQIVRYLNAKVAKINRLISAKKKEIALLKEYKQAIITRAVTKGICAGVPMKESGVEWIGEIPEGWEERKLKYLCSINTGDKDTINRNDDGLYPFYVRSPKIEHIDTYSFDGEAVLMAGDGVGAGKVFHYVSGKFDYHQRVYNLHYFKDVCGKYIYYYLKENFWRKIEEASAKSTVDSVRLPMLLEFPVVFGQIGEQQQIVSYLDAKCSAIDATIQKRELAIEKLTAYNQSLIYECVTGKVDVRGIHVEEVPEAELIEEMDEEIVAEFDDETSEEENTE; encoded by the coding sequence ATGCTGAAAGGTTATGAGGAGTATATGGATACTGGATATGATTGGATTCCTCAGGTTCCAAAAACATGGGAGCAAAGACCAATTCATTCAATTACAACTCTGTCTAACGAACGAAATGGAAAGAGAAAAGATTTGGAGCTTTTGTCTGTTTACAGGGAGTTTGGAGTAATCAAAAAATCATCCCGTGACGATAATCATAATGTTGAAAGTCAAGATTTGTCTAATTACAAGTATGTCAATTCAGGTTATCTTGTAATGAACAAAATGAAAATGTGGCAAGGTTCTCTTGGGATTTCACAATATGAGGGCATAGTCAGTCCTGCATATATTGTATGTAAAGTGGATCAAGATATAATTGGAAAATACCTCCATTATCTTCTTCGGTCATCTCACTTCAAGATATTTTACAATCGTATTTCATATGGTGTAAGAGTTGGTCAATGGGATTTACGATATAATGATTTGAAAAATCTGAAAATATATCTGCCAACATCCGACGAACAAAACCAAATCGTCCGCTATCTCAATGCAAAAGTCGCAAAAATCAACCGCCTTATTTCTGCAAAGAAAAAAGAGATCGCGCTGCTGAAGGAGTATAAGCAGGCAATAATTACAAGGGCGGTTACGAAAGGGATCTGTGCGGGCGTTCCCATGAAGGAGAGCGGGGTCGAGTGGATCGGGGAGATACCGGAGGGGTGGGAAGAAAGAAAATTGAAGTATTTATGCTCAATTAATACTGGGGACAAAGACACAATTAATCGAAATGATGATGGGTTATATCCATTCTATGTACGTTCTCCAAAAATTGAGCATATTGACACATATTCATTTGATGGAGAAGCAGTGTTAATGGCAGGAGACGGGGTTGGGGCTGGAAAAGTATTCCATTACGTTAGTGGCAAATTTGACTATCATCAAAGAGTCTACAATCTCCATTATTTCAAGGATGTATGTGGAAAATACATATATTATTATTTAAAAGAGAATTTCTGGAGAAAAATTGAGGAGGCAAGTGCAAAGTCTACCGTAGACTCAGTCAGACTTCCAATGTTATTAGAGTTCCCAGTTGTATTTGGTCAAATAGGTGAACAACAACAGATTGTTTCGTATCTCGACGCAAAATGCTCTGCTATCGACGCGACGATCCAGAAACGGGAGCTTGCTATCGAAAAGCTGACCGCGTATAATCAGAGCCTCATCTACGAGTGCGTCACAGGAAAAGTCGACGTTCGCGGGATACACGTTGAAGAAGTTCCGGAAGCTGAATTGATTGAGGAAATGGACGAAGAAATTGTTGCCGAGTTCGATGATGAAACATCCGAAGAAGAGAATACTGAATAA
- a CDS encoding type I restriction-modification system subunit M — protein sequence MNQIHAAQVSKIASFIWNIADDCLRDVYSRGKYRDVILPMTVIRRIDAVLEPTKEKVIAQKKMLDKANIKAQSDALCLASGQAFYNSSPFCLKDLTSRAKPQQLKADFIAYLDGYSPNIQEILNKFKFRNQIDTMIEAGILGAVIEKFVSSEINLSMNDILDKQGGVRMPGLDNHMMGTLFEELLRKFNEENNEEAGEHFTPRDVVELMADLVFMPIADKIEDGTYLLYDDACGTGGMLTVGEQRLNELAIKYNKKFSVHLFGQETVPETYAICKSDMLLKGKGEQAEHIFYGSTLSNDGFAGHEFDFMISNPPYGKSWKTDAEKMGGKKDISDPRFVVLHKNEELSLIPRVSDGQMLFLANNVSKMKSKTKLGSRIAEVHNGSSLFTGDAGSGESNFRRYIIENDLVEAIIALPENIFYNTGIATYIWVLSNKKSESRRGKVQLIDATSFKTPLRKNLGKKNCEVSFEQKNEIVKLLIDFKENEFSKIFRNEEFLYWSITVERPKVDEAGNVVKDKKGSPKADADLRDVEMVPYVYEGGIEAFMKNEVLPYSPDAWVDDKKTETGCELSFTKYFYKPVELRSLDEIVADIRALEKESDGMLEDILRD from the coding sequence ATGAATCAAATACATGCTGCACAGGTCTCAAAGATCGCGAGTTTTATCTGGAATATTGCAGATGATTGTCTAAGAGATGTTTACTCCCGCGGAAAATACCGGGATGTAATTCTTCCAATGACGGTCATCCGCCGCATAGATGCAGTCCTTGAACCAACTAAGGAGAAGGTTATAGCACAGAAGAAGATGCTGGATAAAGCCAATATAAAGGCACAATCTGACGCTCTTTGTCTTGCTTCGGGTCAGGCATTTTACAATAGTTCACCATTTTGTTTGAAGGATCTGACATCTCGTGCAAAGCCTCAGCAGCTTAAGGCTGATTTTATTGCATATCTGGATGGATATTCTCCAAATATTCAGGAGATCCTGAATAAGTTCAAATTCAGAAATCAGATCGATACAATGATCGAAGCCGGTATTTTAGGGGCTGTCATTGAGAAGTTTGTGAGTTCAGAAATCAACCTGAGCATGAATGATATTCTGGATAAGCAGGGGGGAGTGAGAATGCCGGGTCTCGATAATCATATGATGGGGACTCTTTTTGAGGAGCTTTTGAGAAAGTTCAATGAAGAAAATAACGAGGAGGCCGGAGAGCATTTTACACCGCGTGATGTTGTTGAGCTGATGGCGGATTTGGTGTTCATGCCGATTGCTGATAAAATCGAGGACGGCACGTATCTTCTTTATGATGATGCGTGTGGTACCGGCGGTATGCTGACGGTTGGAGAGCAGCGTCTGAATGAACTGGCAATAAAATACAATAAAAAGTTCTCTGTGCATTTGTTTGGTCAGGAAACAGTTCCTGAGACGTATGCGATCTGCAAGTCAGATATGCTGTTGAAGGGTAAGGGCGAACAGGCTGAACATATTTTCTATGGTTCGACGTTGTCAAACGATGGATTTGCAGGGCACGAGTTTGATTTTATGATCTCAAATCCCCCGTATGGTAAGTCGTGGAAGACCGACGCTGAAAAGATGGGCGGTAAAAAAGATATTTCAGACCCGCGTTTTGTTGTTCTGCACAAAAACGAAGAGCTTTCTCTGATTCCTAGGGTGAGCGATGGTCAGATGCTTTTCCTTGCAAATAATGTGAGCAAGATGAAGAGTAAGACGAAGCTTGGAAGCCGTATTGCAGAGGTCCATAATGGTTCGTCTTTGTTTACAGGGGACGCCGGTTCTGGTGAGAGTAATTTCAGGCGTTATATTATTGAGAATGACTTGGTTGAAGCCATTATTGCTTTGCCTGAAAACATCTTTTACAACACAGGTATTGCAACATATATCTGGGTCCTCTCGAATAAAAAATCTGAATCACGCCGTGGAAAAGTTCAGCTGATCGATGCAACATCATTCAAGACCCCGCTTAGAAAGAACCTTGGTAAGAAAAACTGCGAAGTTTCATTTGAACAGAAGAACGAGATCGTTAAACTGTTAATCGACTTCAAAGAGAACGAATTTTCAAAAATTTTCAGGAACGAGGAGTTCCTTTACTGGAGCATCACTGTTGAAAGACCGAAAGTAGATGAAGCAGGAAATGTGGTGAAGGATAAGAAAGGTAGCCCGAAGGCGGATGCAGATCTGCGTGACGTTGAAATGGTTCCTTACGTGTATGAAGGAGGCATTGAGGCATTTATGAAAAATGAAGTGCTGCCGTATTCTCCGGATGCATGGGTCGACGATAAGAAGACAGAAACTGGATGCGAACTGAGTTTTACAAAGTATTTCTATAAGCCGGTCGAACTTCGTTCTCTTGATGAGATAGTTGCCGATATTCGTGCTCTTGAAAAGGAATCTGATGGTATGCTTGAAGACATCCTGAGGGATTAA
- a CDS encoding epoxyqueuosine reductase yields MREEVTAFIEAYVKDASYLRKPLVGFADCASPMFPALKNVVMPGHLMPAEILSDPTVVISYFLPFQKEVALSNVSGRYASKRWTECYVETNRLIAYLNAALIDYLKDRGFRAAYSENAIHLDDQTLMSCWSQRHVAEIAGLGKFGLNNLLITRVGSCGRFGSLVTDLPITPDVPETEERCLYKLTGKCLKCVKNCPTGALTEDKFDRWVCFSLCQENEMRYGANDCGKCAVDIPCGFL; encoded by the coding sequence ATGCGGGAAGAGGTCACAGCCTTCATCGAAGCGTATGTGAAGGACGCTTCCTACTTACGAAAACCGCTGGTCGGTTTTGCCGACTGCGCTTCCCCGATGTTTCCGGCCCTGAAAAACGTCGTGATGCCGGGACATCTTATGCCGGCCGAGATCCTTTCCGATCCGACGGTCGTCATTTCCTATTTTTTGCCGTTTCAAAAGGAGGTTGCCCTTTCGAATGTTTCCGGGAGATACGCCTCGAAGCGTTGGACCGAGTGTTATGTCGAGACGAACCGGCTGATCGCTTACCTGAATGCCGCTTTGATCGATTATCTGAAGGATCGCGGATTTCGGGCAGCATATTCGGAGAATGCTATACATCTGGACGACCAGACCCTGATGAGCTGCTGGTCCCAGCGGCACGTCGCGGAGATCGCGGGTCTCGGGAAATTCGGTCTGAACAATCTTCTGATCACCCGGGTCGGTTCGTGCGGCCGGTTCGGTTCGCTTGTTACGGATCTGCCTATCACGCCGGATGTGCCGGAAACGGAAGAACGGTGTTTGTATAAGCTGACCGGCAAGTGTTTGAAGTGCGTGAAAAACTGCCCGACGGGAGCATTGACCGAGGACAAGTTTGACCGGTGGGTCTGCTTTTCGCTGTGTCAGGAAAATGAGATGCGATACGGGGCGAATGACTGCGGGAAATGCGCCGTGGATATCCCGTGCGGGTTTCTCTGA